The DNA segment AACCGCTAACGGCTAACGCTAACTTCTGACCAGGGGCCGGCTCCACGGTCACACACACCACCGGATTTCACCGCCGGCCGCCCGCCCGGGCACTCTCCCTCGGCCTGCCTTACGACGACGACCCCGCCAGAGCGCTGTCGAGCAGCCCGGCGACATGGCGCCAATACAGCCAGTCGGCGACGGCGCCGCGCTGCGCCTGCGGGTCGGCCGCGCTGTGCGCCTGGTGTAGCGCGAGCTCTTGGCTGTGCGCGGCGAAGGCGTGGAACGCCCGCAGGTGCGCGACCTCGCGTCCGGTAGCGGTGCTGGTCATCGGCTTCATCAGCTCGAACCACAGCATGTGCCGCTCGTCATCCGGCGGGTTCTCGGCAACCGGCGCCGGTGGCAACAGGTCGATCAGATGACGATCGTCGGTGTTCGCCAGCTGGGCCGCCGCCGACGGATCCACCACCTGCAGCCGGGACCGGCCGGTCATCCTGCCGCTGTCGGGGATGTCATCGGGCTCCAGCACGATCTTGGCTGCGCCCGGGTCCGAATTGGCCAACTGCTCCGCGGTGCCGATCACGGCCCGCAGCGTCAGGTCGTGGTAGGTCGCCCAGCCCTGCACGGCCAGAATCGGGTAGGTGGCACTGCGAGCCTTCTCGTCGGCCGGCAGCGCGTGGTCGGCGCTGGCCATGTACACCTTGTCCGGCAGCTGCACCTCTTCGGGTATGTAGGCCAGCCCGTAGCTGTTGGCCACCACGATCTCGCCGTCGGTGGTCACCGCGGTGATCCAGTAGAAGCCGTAGTCGCCTTCGCCGCCGACGTCGGGCGCGTTCAACGCGGCCGCGATGCGCCGTGCCAGCCGCAGCGGGTCGTCCTTGCCGCCGCGGCGCGCGGCCGCGGCAACGGCATCGCGGGCCGCCCGTGCCGCCGACACCGGAACCGACGGCGAGGGCGTAACGGCATCCGCCGACTCTTTCCGCTCCTTCTCGGTGTCGCCGGGCTCGGGCGGCGGGGCCGGGCGCGCGGGCGGCGCGGTGCGCGCCGACGCCGCCCGCGGGCCCGGCGTTGCCGGGCCCCTGCCGCCCGGCCCCAACGGTGCCCGTCCGGAGGCGGCCCGCGACGCCGCACCCGACGCCGCGGCCTGACCCGCGCTCGGGCTCGCGCCGGCCGACCCGACGGCACCGCCCGGTCCGGCGGAGGCGGCGCGCGCCGCCGCCGGGATACCACCCGCCGCGGCGGGCGCCACCGGCGCGGCCGCGTCGTCACCGGGGGCGGGTGCCGACGGGCCCCCAGCGGCGGGCGCCGCGGGCGCCTGTGTGGCCGCCGCCGGCTTCACGTGCGCCGGCTCG comes from the Mycobacterium shinjukuense genome and includes:
- a CDS encoding secretion protein EspK, which gives rise to MGITRPTGEYASQMLEPGGWPEANEDILYDRAQEYNRVLRKVTDVMDACRHQQVEVFEGGVWSGGAANAANGALGANLNQMSTLQDYLATVITWHRHVAGLIVQAKSEIGNNVDDAQREINILENDPELDADARTAAINALVRATHQANASLVAETAEQVLASKTWKPPKNALEELLRQVTPPTPDIPTLIVPAPDSTTPVIPTPTPFQPTPANPYTPVTPGAPVTPVRPTPVTPVNPTPVTPVTPGAPVTPVRPGGPVAPVSPVGPGAPARPVTPVTPGGPVGPPTPSKPTPDKPGGPVEPVTPVGPVAPTPGEVTPAPAPPQPAPGPAPTPAGPPAPDRPSTPGDAGTPSTPTAPGTEPAHVKPAAATQAPAAPAAGGPSAPAPGDDAAAPVAPAAAGGIPAAARAASAGPGGAVGSAGASPSAGQAAASGAASRAASGRAPLGPGGRGPATPGPRAASARTAPPARPAPPPEPGDTEKERKESADAVTPSPSVPVSAARAARDAVAAAARRGGKDDPLRLARRIAAALNAPDVGGEGDYGFYWITAVTTDGEIVVANSYGLAYIPEEVQLPDKVYMASADHALPADEKARSATYPILAVQGWATYHDLTLRAVIGTAEQLANSDPGAAKIVLEPDDIPDSGRMTGRSRLQVVDPSAAAQLANTDDRHLIDLLPPAPVAENPPDDERHMLWFELMKPMTSTATGREVAHLRAFHAFAAHSQELALHQAHSAADPQAQRGAVADWLYWRHVAGLLDSALAGSSS